The following are encoded together in the Acidimicrobiales bacterium genome:
- a CDS encoding acyl-CoA dehydrogenase family protein, protein MAWDFETEPEFQEKLDWADAFVREEVEPLDLVWGGLEFTPPDDTLRKVIDPLKEEVRRQKLWATHLGPDLGGEGYGQLKLSLLNEILGRSSWAPIIFGCQAPDTGNAEIIAHYGTPEQKDRYLRPLLEGELFSCYSMTEPHAGADPTMFQTRAVKDGDEWVVNGWKFFSSNAKTAAFLIVMVVTNPDVSPYNGMSMFLVPTDTPGIHIVRDVGLGGENLGEGSHALIQYEDVRVPADALLGGEGQAFAIAQTRLGGGRIHHAMRTIGLATQALDMMCERALSRETQGSLLADKQFVQGYIADSYAQLVQFRLLVLYTAWSIDKYSDYRKVRKDIATVKVLMPGVLHDIAQRALQVHGALGVSNEMPFHRMILGASVLGLADGPTEVHKITVARQVLRGSRPSDDLWPTKHLPRRVAAARAKFAEYLDHEVGNL, encoded by the coding sequence ATGGCGTGGGACTTCGAGACCGAGCCTGAGTTCCAGGAGAAGCTGGACTGGGCGGACGCGTTCGTGCGTGAGGAGGTCGAACCTCTCGACCTCGTCTGGGGTGGGTTGGAGTTCACGCCCCCCGACGACACGCTGCGAAAGGTCATCGACCCGCTGAAGGAGGAGGTGAGGCGTCAGAAGCTGTGGGCGACGCACCTCGGTCCCGACCTCGGTGGTGAGGGGTACGGGCAGCTCAAGCTGTCGTTGCTCAACGAGATCCTCGGTCGGTCCTCCTGGGCGCCGATCATCTTCGGGTGCCAGGCGCCGGACACCGGCAACGCGGAGATCATCGCCCACTACGGGACGCCCGAGCAGAAGGATCGGTACCTGCGCCCACTGCTCGAGGGTGAGCTGTTCTCGTGCTACTCGATGACCGAGCCGCACGCCGGCGCCGATCCAACGATGTTCCAGACGCGGGCCGTCAAGGACGGCGACGAGTGGGTCGTCAACGGGTGGAAGTTCTTCTCGTCGAATGCGAAGACAGCAGCGTTCCTTATCGTGATGGTGGTGACCAATCCCGACGTCAGCCCGTACAACGGGATGTCGATGTTCCTCGTCCCCACCGACACCCCCGGCATCCACATCGTCCGCGACGTCGGCCTCGGTGGTGAAAACCTCGGAGAAGGTTCGCATGCGCTCATCCAGTATGAGGACGTTCGTGTGCCGGCGGACGCACTTCTGGGTGGGGAGGGCCAGGCGTTCGCCATCGCCCAGACGCGCCTCGGTGGCGGCCGCATCCACCACGCCATGCGAACGATCGGCCTCGCGACGCAGGCGCTCGACATGATGTGCGAGCGGGCTCTGAGTCGGGAGACACAGGGCAGCCTCCTGGCCGACAAGCAGTTCGTTCAGGGTTACATCGCCGACTCCTACGCCCAGCTCGTGCAGTTCCGGCTCCTGGTGCTGTACACCGCGTGGTCGATCGACAAGTACAGCGACTACCGCAAGGTCCGCAAGGACATCGCCACCGTAAAGGTGCTGATGCCCGGAGTACTGCACGACATCGCGCAGCGAGCGCTGCAGGTGCACGGCGCGCTGGGTGTCAGCAACGAGATGCCGTTCCACAGGATGATCCTTGGCGCCAGCGTTCTCGGCCTCGCCGACGGGCCGACAGAGGTGCACAAGATCACTGTGGCTCGGCAGGTCCTGCGCGGCTCCCGGCCGAGCGACGATCTCTGGCCAACGAAGCACCTGCCGCGGCGGGTCGCCGCGGCGCGGGCCAAGTTCGCCGAGTACCTCGACCATGAAGTGGGGAACCTCTGA